In Drosophila teissieri strain GT53w chromosome 2R, Prin_Dtei_1.1, whole genome shotgun sequence, the following proteins share a genomic window:
- the LOC122614958 gene encoding putative ferric-chelate reductase 1 homolog isoform X1, producing MGDDLTTECVPENGRVNLYSSLTSASPYSAVRSSVNQNSARLLDASIVDGVIYCRVQRDAVTNVQGRTFDLRNGKYHLLVASGTALKENSVGYHDIGRLPSAQPISLAEVQDLSGSSRLLIQLHGAFMIAAWIGTTSLGIIFARYFKQTWVGSQSCGKDQWFAWHRLLMVTTWSLTVAAYVLIWVELKRAVWHAHSIIGLITVILCFLQPIGALFRPGPNDKKRPYFNWGHWLGGNLAHILGIVTIFFSVKLPKAELPEWMDWILVSFVVVHVLVHLIFSIGLCLNHWQIGGMASERHLSQRANTFQMGDMSHHQQHAMRNGMSMERKMDAPYAGMRKGLLGVYGVVLVLFVTVLILLVVLAPIEQYLGKS from the exons ATGGGTGACGACTTGACCACCGAGTGTGTGCCAGAGAATGGCAGGGTTAACCTGTATTCCTCCTTGACTTCGGCCTCTCCTTACTCGGCAGTGAGATCCAGTGTG AACCAGAACTCAGCCCGCCTACTGGACGCCTCCATTGTGGACGGAGTGATCTATTGCCGTGTGCAAAGGGATGCAGTGACCAATGTCCAGGGACGCACCTTTGATCTTCGCAATGGCAAATACCACCTGTTGGTGGCATCCGGCACCGCTCTTAAGGAGAACAGCGTGGGCTACCACGACATTGGACGACTACCCTCCGCGCAACCGATCAGTCTGGCGGAGGTACAAGACTTGAGCGGATCCAGCCGGCTGCTGATCCAGCTCCATGGAGCGTTCATGATTGCCGCATGGATTGGTACCACCTCGCTGGGCATCATCTTTGCGCGCTACTTCAAGCAGACGTGGGTGGGCAGCCAGAGCTGCGGCAAGGATCAGTGGTTCGCCTGGCATCGCCTCCTCATGGTCACCACCTGGTCGCTCACGGTGGCCGCTTACGTACTCATCTGGGTGGAGCTGAAGCGGGCTGTGTGGCATGCCCACTCGATAATCGGTCTGATCACGGTGATACTGTGCTTCCTTCAACCCATTGGAGCTCTGTTCCGACCGGGACCCAATGACAAGAAGCGGCCGTACTTCAACTGGGGTCATTGGCTGGGCGGTAACCTGGCCCATATTCTGGGAA TTGTTACCATCTTCTTCTCTGTAAAACTACCAAAGGCCGAGCTGCCCGAGTGGATGGACTGGATCCTGGTCAGCTTCGTGGTGGTGCACGTGCTGGTCCACCTGATATTCTCC ATCGGCTTGTGTTTGAATCATTGGCAGATTGGCGGCATGGCCTCGGAGCGTCATCTCAGCCAGCGGGCGAACACCTTCCAAATGGGCGATATGTCCCATCATCAGCAGCACGCCATGCGGAATGGCATGAGCATGGAGCGGAAGATGGATGCTCCG TATGCGGGCATGCGCAAGGGATTGCTCGGAGTTTACGGCGTGGTGCTGGTTCTCTTCGTGACGGTGCTGAttctgctggtggtgctggcgcCCATCGAACAATACCTGGGGAAGTCCTAG
- the LOC122614958 gene encoding putative ferric-chelate reductase 1 homolog isoform X4 codes for MMRPLTMRSWLATLVTALLAVATWPDPGQSLPQGAPETVCDTMLPFHSGGSVLPQNSVSPFSVETSSSTLGQGQTLRVDLTGVPAGLSFGGYMIQARNRNPPHQIIGQFGPARDGTIKLMNCENSVNNSATHSNAGPKQQVILEWQSPVDFLGQVVFNATIAQSYNEFWVGVPSQPVQIVRRDLSAAPPLPTQSPSAPAGSTRAPYVPPSYVAPNNVVAVSSDPIYNGCGQSKNCFGFPDGCVATKSCTSITVVTVRGDVFEFEIQSDKGENQCAYVAVGLSDDAKMGDDLTTECVPENGRVNLYSSLTSASPYSAVRSSVNQNSARLLDASIVDGVIYCRVQRDAVTNVQGRTFDLRNGKYHLLVASGTALKENSVGYHDIGRLPSAQPISLAEVQDLSGSSRLLIQLHGAFMIAAWIGTTSLGIIFARYFKQTWVGSQSCGKDQWFAWHRLLMVTTWSLTVAAYVLIWVELKRAVWHAHSIIGLITVILCFLQPIGALFRPGPNDKKRPYFNWGHWLGGNLAHILGIVTIFFSVKLPKAELPEWMDWILVSFVVVHVLVHLIFSIGGMASERHLSQRANTFQMGDMSHHQQHAMRNGMSMERKMDAPYAGMRKGLLGVYGVVLVLFVTVLILLVVLAPIEQYLGKS; via the exons ATGATGCGCCCGCTGACGATGCGGAGTTGGCTGGCAACGCTGGTGACGGCGCTGCTGGCGGTGGCCACTTGGCCGGATCCGGGCCAGAGTCTGCCGCAAGGTGCTCCGGAAACCGTGTGCGACACCATGCTGCCGTTCCACTCCGGCGGCAGTGTGCTGCCCCAGAACAGTGTGTCGCCCTTCAGTGTGGAGACCTCCTCCTCGACCCTTGGCCAGGGTCAGACGCTTCGCGTGGATCTGACGGGTGTGCCGGCTGGCCTTAGTTTCGGTGGCTACATGATCCAGGCGCGCAATCGGAATCCACCCCATCAGATTATCGGACAATTTGGACCCGCCCGCGATGGCACCATTAAGCTGATGAACTGCGAGAACTCCGTCAATAATTCAGCCACGCATAGCAATGCCGGTCCCAAGCAGCAGGTTATCCTGGAGTGGCAATCACCAGTGGACTTCCTCGGTCAGGTGGTGTTCAA TGCCACCATCGCCCAGAGCTATAATGAATTCTGGGTGGGCGTGCCCTCTCAGCCCGTTCAGATAGTCCGTCGCGATCTGTCCGCTGCTCCACCACTACCCACACAGAGTCCATCTGCACCCGCGGGCAGCACTCGTGCTCCCTATGTCCCGCCCAGCTATGTGGCGCCAAACAACGTGGTAGCCGTCTCCTCGGATCCCATCTACAATGGCTGCGGACAGAGCAAGAACTGCTTTGGATTCCCCGACGGTTGCGTGGCCACGAAGAGCTGTACCTCCATCACTGTGGTCACGGTGCGCGGGGATGTCTTCGAGTTTGAGATTCAGTCCGACAAGGGTGA GAACCAATGCGCTTACGTGGCTGTTGGTCTTTCTGATGACGCCAAGATGGGTGACGACTTGACCACCGAGTGTGTGCCAGAGAATGGCAGGGTTAACCTGTATTCCTCCTTGACTTCGGCCTCTCCTTACTCGGCAGTGAGATCCAGTGTG AACCAGAACTCAGCCCGCCTACTGGACGCCTCCATTGTGGACGGAGTGATCTATTGCCGTGTGCAAAGGGATGCAGTGACCAATGTCCAGGGACGCACCTTTGATCTTCGCAATGGCAAATACCACCTGTTGGTGGCATCCGGCACCGCTCTTAAGGAGAACAGCGTGGGCTACCACGACATTGGACGACTACCCTCCGCGCAACCGATCAGTCTGGCGGAGGTACAAGACTTGAGCGGATCCAGCCGGCTGCTGATCCAGCTCCATGGAGCGTTCATGATTGCCGCATGGATTGGTACCACCTCGCTGGGCATCATCTTTGCGCGCTACTTCAAGCAGACGTGGGTGGGCAGCCAGAGCTGCGGCAAGGATCAGTGGTTCGCCTGGCATCGCCTCCTCATGGTCACCACCTGGTCGCTCACGGTGGCCGCTTACGTACTCATCTGGGTGGAGCTGAAGCGGGCTGTGTGGCATGCCCACTCGATAATCGGTCTGATCACGGTGATACTGTGCTTCCTTCAACCCATTGGAGCTCTGTTCCGACCGGGACCCAATGACAAGAAGCGGCCGTACTTCAACTGGGGTCATTGGCTGGGCGGTAACCTGGCCCATATTCTGGGAA TTGTTACCATCTTCTTCTCTGTAAAACTACCAAAGGCCGAGCTGCCCGAGTGGATGGACTGGATCCTGGTCAGCTTCGTGGTGGTGCACGTGCTGGTCCACCTGATATTCTCC ATTGGCGGCATGGCCTCGGAGCGTCATCTCAGCCAGCGGGCGAACACCTTCCAAATGGGCGATATGTCCCATCATCAGCAGCACGCCATGCGGAATGGCATGAGCATGGAGCGGAAGATGGATGCTCCG TATGCGGGCATGCGCAAGGGATTGCTCGGAGTTTACGGCGTGGTGCTGGTTCTCTTCGTGACGGTGCTGAttctgctggtggtgctggcgcCCATCGAACAATACCTGGGGAAGTCCTAG
- the LOC122614954 gene encoding FAS-associated factor 1 isoform X1, whose translation MSENKQETLASFQSITGIDDVGEAFSHLEAADWNLVEALSRVIPHEDAPMASPHPIQVPEPPARNPVESTNGFRPPGYDEMPGTSNASGFFAAALQNQNQNLNLNQPHIQQRFPTSQLLAQLTSSINLDPASSQNNNQNVITFNIHFNQQLYQIRLPSEATVEQLKRKIFDETSVPVCRQAIRGWPPTKASEAQQLGTRICNLDLAPENELILVDLTDDGFMDTEQDEVTQRVDKNFTIFIQFESDTPLTLSMPGRTTVQEVKMNVCDIKSIPVRHQEWTGWPNGCDNDTTLAQSGIGLSHRFAVRSTERAAQTNSNQNNAFDVVTVDSESSADEFEDATDFHNAEYIFTDLPPAQPLNRHLIPNNTDDETSGSTQFVENYKARYGEPCPEFFVGSLESAKQLACLRPAKERKLLAIYLHHGKSILINVFCDQLMRHDSIIQTFKEKFVLFGWDMTYESNKDMFLSSLTACISSNASLTARNIKLDKLPAIMLVGKSRQLGSNCEVLSVIHGNIGLDDLLTRLIETCEMFEEQLQVEIRQEDERAARDQVKAEQDMAYQETLQADMAKDAAKRQKEAAQLAERKRIESERAEEDARRESIRLVAQQSLPQEPSEQETGTSKIRVRKPTGDFLERRFFTNNNLQDLLNFVTANGFLIEEYKLISSWPRRDLTAIESSQTLESLKLYPQETVILEER comes from the exons ATGTCGGAGAACAAGCAAGAGACCCTGGCCAGTTTTCAG AGCATCACGGGCATCGACGATGTGGGCGAAGCCTTTTCCCACTTGGAGGCCGCCGACTGGAATCTGGTG GAGGCACTGAGTCGAGTGATCCCACACGAGGATGCGCCGATGGCCAGTCCCCATCCAATTCAGGTGCCAGAGCCTCCGGCCAGGAATCCTGTGGAGAGCACCAATGGCTTCCGTCCGCCTGGTTATGATGAGATGCCCGGAACCTCGAACGCTTCCGGTTTCTTTGCGGCCGCCCTgcagaaccagaaccaaaacCTAAACTTAAATCagccgcacatccagcagagaTTTCCAA CGTCACAATTGCTAGCCCAGCTGACGTCCAGTATCAACCTGGACCCCGCGTccagccaaaacaacaaccagaACGTGATCACCTTCAACATCCACTTTAACCAGCAGCTCTACCAGATCCGTTTACCATCGGAGGCCACAGTTG AACAACTTAAACGCAAAATCTTTGACGAGACAAGTGTGCCGGTGTGCAGGCAAGCCATTCGGGGCTGGCCACCCACCAAAGCCAGCGAGGCACAGCAGTTGGGCACGCGTATATGCAACCTAGATCTCGCACCGGAGAACGAACTGATCCTGGTGGACCTCACCGACGACGGTTTCATGGACACCGAACA AGATGAAGTGACGCAGCGCGTGGACAAGAACTTCACCATTTTCATACAGTTCGAATCGGACACCCCACTCACTCTTAGCATGCCAGGACGTACGACAGTGCAGGAGGTAAAGATGAACGTGTGCGACATCAAGAGCATACCAGTGCGCCACCAGGAGTGGACCGGCTGGCCCAATGGTTGTGACAATGACACCACTCTGGCG CAATCTGGCATTGGGCTGTCGCATAGATTCGCTGTGCGCAGCACGGAGCGTGCAGCGCAAACAAATTCCAACCAGAACAACGCATTCGATGTGGTGACCGTGGACAGCGAGAGCTCGGCTGATGAGTTCGAAGATGCTACAGACTTCCACAACGCCGAGTACATATTCACTGACTTGCCACCCGCTCAGCCCCTCAACAGGCACTTAA TACCAAACAACACGGATGACGAGACAAGTGGCTCCACGCAGTTTGTCGAGAACTACAAGGCGCGTTATGGCGAGCCCTGTCCCGAATTTTTCGTGGGCAGTCTTGAAAGCGCCAAGCAGCTGGCCTGCCTTCGACCCGCCAAGGAG cGCAAGTTGCTGGCCATTTACTTGCATCACGGCAAGAGCATTCTTATCAACGTTTTCTGTGATCAGCTGATGAGACATGATAGCATTATCCAAACTTTCAAAGAAAAATTCGTTTTATTTGGCTGGGATATGACCTACGAGAGCAACAAGGACAT GTTTCTCTCCTCGTTGACTGCTTGCATTAGCAGCAACGCCTCTCTGACGGCCAGAAACATTAAATTGGACAAGCTGCCAGCCATCATGTTGGTGGGAAAAAGCCGTCAGCTGGGCAGCAATTGCGAAGTTTTATCTGTGATTCATG GTAACATTGGTCTGGATGACTTGCTAACGAGGCTCATTGAAACCTGCGAGATGTttgaggagcagctgcaggtgGAAATACGGCAAGAGGACGAACGCGCTGCCCGTGATCAGGTGAAGGCAGAGCAGGACATGGCCTATCAGGAAACTTTGCAAGCCGACATGGCTAAAGATGCGGCAAAGCGCCAGAAGGAGGCTGCCCAGTTAGCCGAGCGAAAACGCATTGAGTCCGAGCGAGCCGAAGAAGATGCTAGACGCGAGTCCATTAGATTAGTT GCTCAACAATCCCTACCTCAGGAGCCGTCCGAACAGGAAACGGGGACTTCTAAGATCCGTGTGCGTAAGCCCACGGGCGATTTTCTGGAGCGGCGCTTCTTTACCAACAACAACCTACAG GATCTGCTCAACTTTGTGACGGCCAACGGTTTTCTCATCGAGGAGTACAAACTAATCAGCAGCTGGCCGCGTCGGGATCTCACGGCCATCGAGAGTAGCCAAACACTGGAGTCGCTGAAGCTCTATCCGCAGGAAACGGTCATCCTAGAGGAGCGATGA
- the LOC122614958 gene encoding putative ferric-chelate reductase 1 homolog isoform X3, which translates to MMRPLTMRSWLATLVTALLAVATWPDPGQSLPQGAPETVCDTMLPFHSGGSVLPQNSVSPFSVETSSSTLGQGQTLRVDLTGVPAGLSFGGYMIQARNRNPPHQIIGQFGPARDGTIKLMNCENSVNNSATHSNAGPKQQVILEWQSPVDFLGQVVFNATIAQSYNEFWVGVPSQPVQIVRRDLSAAPPLPTQSPSAPAGSTRAPYVPPSYVAPNNVVAVSSDPIYNGCGQSKNCFGFPDGCVATKSCTSITVVTVRGDVFEFEIQSDKGENQCAYVAVGLSDDAKMGDDLTTECVPENGRVNLYSSLTSASPYSAVRSSVNQNSARLLDASIVDGVIYCRVQRDAVTNVQGRTFDLRNGKYHLLVASGTALKENSVGYHDIGRLPSAQPISLAEVQDLSGSSRLLIQLHGAFMIAAWIGTTSLGIIFARYFKQTWVGSQSCGKDQWFAWHRLLMVTTWSLTVAAYVLIWVELKRAVWHAHSIIGLITVILCFLQPIGALFRPGPNDKKRPYFNWGHWLGGNLAHILGIVTIFFSVKLPKAELPEWMDWILVSFVVVHVLVHLIFSIGLCLNHWQIGGMASERHLSQRANTFQMGDMSHHQQHAMRNGMSMERKMDAPYAGMRKGLLGVYGVVLVLFVTVLILLVVLAPIEQYLGKS; encoded by the exons ATGATGCGCCCGCTGACGATGCGGAGTTGGCTGGCAACGCTGGTGACGGCGCTGCTGGCGGTGGCCACTTGGCCGGATCCGGGCCAGAGTCTGCCGCAAGGTGCTCCGGAAACCGTGTGCGACACCATGCTGCCGTTCCACTCCGGCGGCAGTGTGCTGCCCCAGAACAGTGTGTCGCCCTTCAGTGTGGAGACCTCCTCCTCGACCCTTGGCCAGGGTCAGACGCTTCGCGTGGATCTGACGGGTGTGCCGGCTGGCCTTAGTTTCGGTGGCTACATGATCCAGGCGCGCAATCGGAATCCACCCCATCAGATTATCGGACAATTTGGACCCGCCCGCGATGGCACCATTAAGCTGATGAACTGCGAGAACTCCGTCAATAATTCAGCCACGCATAGCAATGCCGGTCCCAAGCAGCAGGTTATCCTGGAGTGGCAATCACCAGTGGACTTCCTCGGTCAGGTGGTGTTCAA TGCCACCATCGCCCAGAGCTATAATGAATTCTGGGTGGGCGTGCCCTCTCAGCCCGTTCAGATAGTCCGTCGCGATCTGTCCGCTGCTCCACCACTACCCACACAGAGTCCATCTGCACCCGCGGGCAGCACTCGTGCTCCCTATGTCCCGCCCAGCTATGTGGCGCCAAACAACGTGGTAGCCGTCTCCTCGGATCCCATCTACAATGGCTGCGGACAGAGCAAGAACTGCTTTGGATTCCCCGACGGTTGCGTGGCCACGAAGAGCTGTACCTCCATCACTGTGGTCACGGTGCGCGGGGATGTCTTCGAGTTTGAGATTCAGTCCGACAAGGGTGA GAACCAATGCGCTTACGTGGCTGTTGGTCTTTCTGATGACGCCAAGATGGGTGACGACTTGACCACCGAGTGTGTGCCAGAGAATGGCAGGGTTAACCTGTATTCCTCCTTGACTTCGGCCTCTCCTTACTCGGCAGTGAGATCCAGTGTG AACCAGAACTCAGCCCGCCTACTGGACGCCTCCATTGTGGACGGAGTGATCTATTGCCGTGTGCAAAGGGATGCAGTGACCAATGTCCAGGGACGCACCTTTGATCTTCGCAATGGCAAATACCACCTGTTGGTGGCATCCGGCACCGCTCTTAAGGAGAACAGCGTGGGCTACCACGACATTGGACGACTACCCTCCGCGCAACCGATCAGTCTGGCGGAGGTACAAGACTTGAGCGGATCCAGCCGGCTGCTGATCCAGCTCCATGGAGCGTTCATGATTGCCGCATGGATTGGTACCACCTCGCTGGGCATCATCTTTGCGCGCTACTTCAAGCAGACGTGGGTGGGCAGCCAGAGCTGCGGCAAGGATCAGTGGTTCGCCTGGCATCGCCTCCTCATGGTCACCACCTGGTCGCTCACGGTGGCCGCTTACGTACTCATCTGGGTGGAGCTGAAGCGGGCTGTGTGGCATGCCCACTCGATAATCGGTCTGATCACGGTGATACTGTGCTTCCTTCAACCCATTGGAGCTCTGTTCCGACCGGGACCCAATGACAAGAAGCGGCCGTACTTCAACTGGGGTCATTGGCTGGGCGGTAACCTGGCCCATATTCTGGGAA TTGTTACCATCTTCTTCTCTGTAAAACTACCAAAGGCCGAGCTGCCCGAGTGGATGGACTGGATCCTGGTCAGCTTCGTGGTGGTGCACGTGCTGGTCCACCTGATATTCTCC ATCGGCTTGTGTTTGAATCATTGGCAGATTGGCGGCATGGCCTCGGAGCGTCATCTCAGCCAGCGGGCGAACACCTTCCAAATGGGCGATATGTCCCATCATCAGCAGCACGCCATGCGGAATGGCATGAGCATGGAGCGGAAGATGGATGCTCCG TATGCGGGCATGCGCAAGGGATTGCTCGGAGTTTACGGCGTGGTGCTGGTTCTCTTCGTGACGGTGCTGAttctgctggtggtgctggcgcCCATCGAACAATACCTGGGGAAGTCCTAG
- the LOC122614958 gene encoding putative ferric-chelate reductase 1 homolog isoform X2, with translation MGDDLTTECVPENGRVNLYSSLTSASPYSAVRSSVNQNSARLLDASIVDGVIYCRVQRDAVTNVQGRTFDLRNGKYHLLVASGTALKENSVGYHDIGRLPSAQPISLAEVQDLSGSSRLLIQLHGAFMIAAWIGTTSLGIIFARYFKQTWVGSQSCGKDQWFAWHRLLMVTTWSLTVAAYVLIWVELKRAVWHAHSIIGLITVILCFLQPIGALFRPGPNDKKRPYFNWGHWLGGNLAHILGIVTIFFSVKLPKAELPEWMDWILVSFVVVHVLVHLIFSIGGMASERHLSQRANTFQMGDMSHHQQHAMRNGMSMERKMDAPYAGMRKGLLGVYGVVLVLFVTVLILLVVLAPIEQYLGKS, from the exons ATGGGTGACGACTTGACCACCGAGTGTGTGCCAGAGAATGGCAGGGTTAACCTGTATTCCTCCTTGACTTCGGCCTCTCCTTACTCGGCAGTGAGATCCAGTGTG AACCAGAACTCAGCCCGCCTACTGGACGCCTCCATTGTGGACGGAGTGATCTATTGCCGTGTGCAAAGGGATGCAGTGACCAATGTCCAGGGACGCACCTTTGATCTTCGCAATGGCAAATACCACCTGTTGGTGGCATCCGGCACCGCTCTTAAGGAGAACAGCGTGGGCTACCACGACATTGGACGACTACCCTCCGCGCAACCGATCAGTCTGGCGGAGGTACAAGACTTGAGCGGATCCAGCCGGCTGCTGATCCAGCTCCATGGAGCGTTCATGATTGCCGCATGGATTGGTACCACCTCGCTGGGCATCATCTTTGCGCGCTACTTCAAGCAGACGTGGGTGGGCAGCCAGAGCTGCGGCAAGGATCAGTGGTTCGCCTGGCATCGCCTCCTCATGGTCACCACCTGGTCGCTCACGGTGGCCGCTTACGTACTCATCTGGGTGGAGCTGAAGCGGGCTGTGTGGCATGCCCACTCGATAATCGGTCTGATCACGGTGATACTGTGCTTCCTTCAACCCATTGGAGCTCTGTTCCGACCGGGACCCAATGACAAGAAGCGGCCGTACTTCAACTGGGGTCATTGGCTGGGCGGTAACCTGGCCCATATTCTGGGAA TTGTTACCATCTTCTTCTCTGTAAAACTACCAAAGGCCGAGCTGCCCGAGTGGATGGACTGGATCCTGGTCAGCTTCGTGGTGGTGCACGTGCTGGTCCACCTGATATTCTCC ATTGGCGGCATGGCCTCGGAGCGTCATCTCAGCCAGCGGGCGAACACCTTCCAAATGGGCGATATGTCCCATCATCAGCAGCACGCCATGCGGAATGGCATGAGCATGGAGCGGAAGATGGATGCTCCG TATGCGGGCATGCGCAAGGGATTGCTCGGAGTTTACGGCGTGGTGCTGGTTCTCTTCGTGACGGTGCTGAttctgctggtggtgctggcgcCCATCGAACAATACCTGGGGAAGTCCTAG
- the LOC122614954 gene encoding FAS-associated factor 1 isoform X2 has product MSENKQETLASFQSITGIDDVGEAFSHLEAADWNLVEALSRVIPHEDAPMASPHPIQVPEPPARNPVESTNGFRPPGYDEMPGTSNASGFFAAALQNQNQNLNLNQPHIQQRFPTQLTSSINLDPASSQNNNQNVITFNIHFNQQLYQIRLPSEATVEQLKRKIFDETSVPVCRQAIRGWPPTKASEAQQLGTRICNLDLAPENELILVDLTDDGFMDTEQDEVTQRVDKNFTIFIQFESDTPLTLSMPGRTTVQEVKMNVCDIKSIPVRHQEWTGWPNGCDNDTTLAQSGIGLSHRFAVRSTERAAQTNSNQNNAFDVVTVDSESSADEFEDATDFHNAEYIFTDLPPAQPLNRHLIPNNTDDETSGSTQFVENYKARYGEPCPEFFVGSLESAKQLACLRPAKERKLLAIYLHHGKSILINVFCDQLMRHDSIIQTFKEKFVLFGWDMTYESNKDMFLSSLTACISSNASLTARNIKLDKLPAIMLVGKSRQLGSNCEVLSVIHGNIGLDDLLTRLIETCEMFEEQLQVEIRQEDERAARDQVKAEQDMAYQETLQADMAKDAAKRQKEAAQLAERKRIESERAEEDARRESIRLVAQQSLPQEPSEQETGTSKIRVRKPTGDFLERRFFTNNNLQDLLNFVTANGFLIEEYKLISSWPRRDLTAIESSQTLESLKLYPQETVILEER; this is encoded by the exons ATGTCGGAGAACAAGCAAGAGACCCTGGCCAGTTTTCAG AGCATCACGGGCATCGACGATGTGGGCGAAGCCTTTTCCCACTTGGAGGCCGCCGACTGGAATCTGGTG GAGGCACTGAGTCGAGTGATCCCACACGAGGATGCGCCGATGGCCAGTCCCCATCCAATTCAGGTGCCAGAGCCTCCGGCCAGGAATCCTGTGGAGAGCACCAATGGCTTCCGTCCGCCTGGTTATGATGAGATGCCCGGAACCTCGAACGCTTCCGGTTTCTTTGCGGCCGCCCTgcagaaccagaaccaaaacCTAAACTTAAATCagccgcacatccagcagagaTTTCCAA CCCAGCTGACGTCCAGTATCAACCTGGACCCCGCGTccagccaaaacaacaaccagaACGTGATCACCTTCAACATCCACTTTAACCAGCAGCTCTACCAGATCCGTTTACCATCGGAGGCCACAGTTG AACAACTTAAACGCAAAATCTTTGACGAGACAAGTGTGCCGGTGTGCAGGCAAGCCATTCGGGGCTGGCCACCCACCAAAGCCAGCGAGGCACAGCAGTTGGGCACGCGTATATGCAACCTAGATCTCGCACCGGAGAACGAACTGATCCTGGTGGACCTCACCGACGACGGTTTCATGGACACCGAACA AGATGAAGTGACGCAGCGCGTGGACAAGAACTTCACCATTTTCATACAGTTCGAATCGGACACCCCACTCACTCTTAGCATGCCAGGACGTACGACAGTGCAGGAGGTAAAGATGAACGTGTGCGACATCAAGAGCATACCAGTGCGCCACCAGGAGTGGACCGGCTGGCCCAATGGTTGTGACAATGACACCACTCTGGCG CAATCTGGCATTGGGCTGTCGCATAGATTCGCTGTGCGCAGCACGGAGCGTGCAGCGCAAACAAATTCCAACCAGAACAACGCATTCGATGTGGTGACCGTGGACAGCGAGAGCTCGGCTGATGAGTTCGAAGATGCTACAGACTTCCACAACGCCGAGTACATATTCACTGACTTGCCACCCGCTCAGCCCCTCAACAGGCACTTAA TACCAAACAACACGGATGACGAGACAAGTGGCTCCACGCAGTTTGTCGAGAACTACAAGGCGCGTTATGGCGAGCCCTGTCCCGAATTTTTCGTGGGCAGTCTTGAAAGCGCCAAGCAGCTGGCCTGCCTTCGACCCGCCAAGGAG cGCAAGTTGCTGGCCATTTACTTGCATCACGGCAAGAGCATTCTTATCAACGTTTTCTGTGATCAGCTGATGAGACATGATAGCATTATCCAAACTTTCAAAGAAAAATTCGTTTTATTTGGCTGGGATATGACCTACGAGAGCAACAAGGACAT GTTTCTCTCCTCGTTGACTGCTTGCATTAGCAGCAACGCCTCTCTGACGGCCAGAAACATTAAATTGGACAAGCTGCCAGCCATCATGTTGGTGGGAAAAAGCCGTCAGCTGGGCAGCAATTGCGAAGTTTTATCTGTGATTCATG GTAACATTGGTCTGGATGACTTGCTAACGAGGCTCATTGAAACCTGCGAGATGTttgaggagcagctgcaggtgGAAATACGGCAAGAGGACGAACGCGCTGCCCGTGATCAGGTGAAGGCAGAGCAGGACATGGCCTATCAGGAAACTTTGCAAGCCGACATGGCTAAAGATGCGGCAAAGCGCCAGAAGGAGGCTGCCCAGTTAGCCGAGCGAAAACGCATTGAGTCCGAGCGAGCCGAAGAAGATGCTAGACGCGAGTCCATTAGATTAGTT GCTCAACAATCCCTACCTCAGGAGCCGTCCGAACAGGAAACGGGGACTTCTAAGATCCGTGTGCGTAAGCCCACGGGCGATTTTCTGGAGCGGCGCTTCTTTACCAACAACAACCTACAG GATCTGCTCAACTTTGTGACGGCCAACGGTTTTCTCATCGAGGAGTACAAACTAATCAGCAGCTGGCCGCGTCGGGATCTCACGGCCATCGAGAGTAGCCAAACACTGGAGTCGCTGAAGCTCTATCCGCAGGAAACGGTCATCCTAGAGGAGCGATGA